CCCTCTGGCCACTGTGCAGGGCTTgtatctgtcattcccaagacaAATTGATACTATATTGTCCACAAAAGGAGGCCCACACCATactaatattaaattaaattaatgtggTATAAAACCAGGTGTTTCAGATTCATTGTCCAATCCTGTACTTGTTATGATATTCATAATATTCATAATATAAACAGTAAATGCTGTTTAGTAATAACAATCAACATAATAGCAGGTTTGGGTTGAGATTATATCAAACTAGAGCAAAGTGACCAGCTGATCCCTTTATAGCCGCTCACCTGGCTGAGAGTCAGGGTGATGCTGCACAGAGACATCATCATAGTCATTGGTCTGGCTGTCAGTGACATCATCATAATCATTGGTCTGGCTGTTAGTGACATCATCATAGTCACTGGTCTGGCTGTCAGTGACATCATCATAGTCAGGTGTCTGACCTGCAGGGCTGTCATTGTAGTACTCCAGGGAATCTACCCCTACAATCACAAAGTCAAGGCAAAGAGGTGAATGAAATTTCTAAGGTAAATGTTTCAGACGTCCAGGAAGAGAAGTAAAGTCCATCTTTCATGTCTTAAGATGGAAAGCCTGGTATTGCTGAGCTGAGAAAATCTCACCTTTCAACTTCTCTGGAGTCTCTTTCTCACAAACATGGTCATCATATTTTTCTTGGTCGTCACCAGTGATCGTCTTCCCTAAATCACAACAACATGAGACACACATCACATCAGTGCCTGTCAAGAAACAAGTTCCCTAAATTCCTATTTATTCCACAGGTCATTTTCTTAGATGTTCTGCACCATCATTACCTAAGAGATTGACTCCTTCAGCTTCCCCCACATCTTCATACCCTGAGAGCTGCTCATCTGGAAGGTCACTCCCTGACACCAGAAGAAGGGTTAGTGACACTTTTACACTCCTGGCAGATCTTTACCTGGCTGCAGTTATAGGATGTTCAGCTAAATATACAGTCAGACTCCAGTGTGGAGACCTATCCTCTCTGAACAATGTACTGATGTCTTCATGGATGAACCTGACTGTGCACAAAGTCATTCTTAGCCCAGAGTTATTTCCCCAGAGCAGATTCATTATAAATccacataaataaatgtagatgCGCAGCAGTCACACTGTGAGCTACTTCTATGACATCACTATAGTTTGATTGTCTCCACCTCACTGTCACAGCACCTTGTGAATGAGTGTCACAGAGTGATTGTGGTGGTTTCTCAGCAGTGATACATACTTCAGTTAAGTTACCTCTCTTAACTTGGGCACATTTGAAATCTATTTCCTCATAGATGGCGGGAGACAGCTGTTTATTGTCATTCTCAGAAAGTTCTGTGAAGGATAAAGACACAAATGTTATTTTGTATGAAGTTTAAAACCGACCTGAGACATAGATATACTTCATAGCTGTGGGACTCCATCTTCAGCAATGAGCAAATCAGAGGTTTATCGAAACTTAAATCAAGAATAGTGAGACAAGAAGGACACACTCTACCAAGAATTATTTAGCAGACAATATAACAACCAGACACAGACAGATTAGCCATGTTACTAAGGGAGAAAACCCACTGCTCTGTAAATGATCAATTGATCAAATATTCAATAGAGAAATGAAACCTAAATAATTTTATGTAACTACTGTCTTACCTCTTGTCAAAATCCAGTTCCTGTACACCAATCTAACCATCAGCAGCAGAAGTACTGAGATCAGAAGCCCAAGAACCACTGAGGACACTGTTGGGTCAGACTGGCCTGTTTGCATCTGAGTAACTGTGGGAGGTCCAGTGACATCTGGGGTGATTTCTGTGACACCTACAGGAATGATATTGGTGTTTATTACTGTCAGGTTAAGGGACAGAATAAGTATTTTAGCCTCATATTTAATAACTACAAAAACCACACTATCAGAGAGGATGCAGGAATGTACTTCCTGGCCTCACCTGCACAGGTGACCCCTGCGTCCTGCCTGTGTGAGCAGTCACTCTGCTTCAGTGAGTAAGAGCAGTGCCACAGGTGCAGCTCACTGCCCTTGCAGTTCACCTCATCCAGCCAGATGGCGCCGTCACCCCTCCCGAAGCGTCCGCCCCCTTCTGCCCCGAGAGCCGGCCCACAGCCCAACTGCCTGCACACCACCATGGCGTCACGCAGGTCCCAGGAGTCGTCACACACGGTCCCCCAGGAGCCGCTGTGATACACCTCCACCCTCCCAGAGCAAGTGTCTGTACCCCCAGTCAGTCTCAGGGGCAGACGGTCTAGTGGGGACACAGGAGACAGCTGAGGTTATTTGGAGCGGAACTCAGAGGGGACagacatttaatacattaattatttccatcatggaaacatgcattttctgtaactgaTTGTCCTGTACAGGGTCgctgggggtccagagcctgtcctggaagctacaggcacaagggagggaacaacccaggatggggtgccagtccattgcatggcacactcacactcacactccattcactcacactccattcactcacacacaggcaGTCTGGATACTCCAGTTAATCTCAGCGTGGATAATGAATTGCAGGGGGAAGCCGGAGTGCCGAGAGGAGACCTGACAACAtcaaggggagaacatgcaaactcaacacaaATGGAACCCTGCCGGAGATAGAACCCAGGTCCTTGAGATGTGAGggaacagtgctgaccactgcaccaccatgccaccctgtTATATATGTCTACATCAAGTAAATTCTAAAGACCCTCATGGTTTGTAACTCCAAAGATGCAAATACATCAAGCAACAAACTTACTGGTACAGCTCTGACCAGAAGTAGTTCTGCAGTGTCTGAAGTCTGAAGGAGATGTCAGCTTTTTAGCATCTAcaagaaatacagaaaataatCTTCTATAATAAGACTGATATGGTGGGTTGGACTAACATATAATAACAACAAAGAGGCTGGATTTAGCTTCACCTGAGCAGCTTGTTCTGGCAGCTTCTGAGCAGCCATTTGGCCCTTTGGAGGATGATGGACACTGCCAGAGTGATGCGTCATGGGATCGACATTTTCCAAAGTCCAGCCCTTTCAGGTCAGGACTGAGCCTGGATATTGTCTTAGTCACTGTCCCCTTGTCTCCACAGCCTAACTGGCGACAGATGACAGCTACTGCTGGTTGTTCCAGACCATCAAAGCACATACTTGCCCAGGTGCCATTGTAGTAGACCTCTGTGTGGCCAGAACATCCTTCAGACAGACGCAGCTCCTTGTGCTCTGTGGTGAAAGACACACAAGGAACGTGAACCATTATTGTTCAGTGTTTACAGAAACCACTGGacactgtctgtctgtaaaATGACAGAATGCAGTTTCATGCAGAGCTGGATCTGCTTTACCTGAACACACAACACCCACATCCTGCTTGTGCCCACAGTCcttccccccccactccactgaGGGACAGTCCCACAGGGACGACTCGTTCCCCACACAGCCCAGCTTGCTTAGCCAGATGGGTCCAGTCCCTGGGCCAAAGTAAGTGGGTACAGGGATCTGCCCACTGAGGGCTGTCCCACAACGGAGCTGCCTGCACACCACCTGAGCCTCAGGCAGAGCCCAGGACTCATGGCACACTGTCCCCCAAGAGCCCCTGTGGAAGACCTCCAGCCTCCCTGCACAGTCACTGCCTCCCCCCACCAGCCTGAGGGACCTGTGGTCTGGGAGAGAAGACAGAGTGAGGAAGGAAGATCTACCAACCCAGGGAGCTCACATGACAACATTCATGCTGTCAATCAAGAGTAACACACACATGTGAACTCAAGGTCAGTACATCTATGTGTCCTAATGTCATAAAATGTTCCATGTTTTCTAGcatgaattaatgaattaaaCAGTTACAAGTATCTCTCTGAAACAGCCACAACACATCCTGCTGACACAGATCCCACTGATGTGGAGAAACTCACTGGAGCAGACCATGGACACCTGGTCACTGGGGCGGCAGTTGAGGACATGTGGAGGTCTGCATTTCCCCAGGTGAGACTCAGTTCCTGAGCAGTGAAAGCCTGTCACACACTTGTCACTGTCCCCTGTCCTTGACAGGTATGACCTGTAGATATTTGTTGCAGAgccacagcccagctgtctgCAGACCACAGAAGCATCCATGGAGCTCCAGGACTCTTCGTGAACCTTCTGCCAGGTCTGGTTGTAGTAAACCTCCACCCAGCCCTCACAGTCACTCCCTCCAGACAGTAGCCTGACACCCACATAAGAGGATGAAAGGGTTAAACCTGTCAAAAAATTCAAAACTGATAAAAAGAACCCTAATAAAATAGGAGAGTCTCCATACTGTGGAATTTAATTGCTATTTATGGTAATatttgctctgtctctctggaCAATAACTGACTTGTCAGTCCTCACCAGTGCAAACGACTCCTGCATCCTGCCCATGAGAACAGGCTGTTCGTCTCCATGGGGACACTGCACACTGGGAGAGGCGAGTCTCATTCCCCTGACAATGAAACACATCGGGCCAGATgggcccagtgccccccccaaaccaggcCTGTCCCAGGGCAGCCACAGCGCCCCCACATTTCAGCTGCTGGCACAGGACAGTGGCGGCTCTCATGTCCCATGATGCATCACACAATGTTCCCCATGTTCCATGGTACCTCATCTCCACTCTACCAGAGCAGTGGTCAGGACCATCCCTCAGCCTGAACCGTGTGTATCCTGGGAGCAGCATAAAGAGAGAGAGCGAAGAATGAAGATGAGAtacactgaaatgtcactcagataataataataacagagtGAGGGTGTCTGAGAGCAATGATACTCTTACCAGAACACACCAGGCCCACATCATTCTCATGGTTGCAGGTCCTGTTATGTGTCATTTTGGGACAGAAAACAAGATGAGACTCGTTTCCCTGACACTGAAACTCCTCAGACCacacccctccctctccctgaccAAAGGCAGCTCCCCCCAGCAGCTGTGCAGGTTCCCCACAGCCTAGTGATCTACAGACCACCTCAGCGTCCTGCCAGTCAAAGTCAGCGTCACACACTGAGCCCCAGGTTCTTCCGTGCTGAATCTCCACTCTCCCAGAGCACATGTGACTCCCTCCTATCAGCCGAACCCCTCGATGGCCTGAGGTGGAAAAATTCTGATGTTAATTTTATCTAAGACACTAGTGTCATGCACACTACGATTCAGAAGTTTGGATTCACTGAGAATTTAACTTGCTCGTGAACGAAAATATTTGTTGCCtctattaaaacattaaattgGTCTGAAATATGGTCTAGATATTGGTAATGTTGTAAATCACTGCTAGAAACAGTCGATTTTTACCACTATTTCGACTTAGGTGGACAAAGGCCCATTTTCAGCAAACATCACTTCTGTGCCCCAATGGTAAATCATGTTGGCCATTCATAAGTTATCATGTTGATAGATTAATTCAACATTGGAACACCCTTGTGCAATTACATTAGCAATGCTTAAAATCATCGTGCTGTATAAGGAAGCAATGACACTGAACATCTCTGAGTATCTGGAGCATCAGGTCTCAAATTGGCAAAAAAGAAATCGATCAGTCTATTGTTGTTTTGAGAAATGAATGCCATGTGAGAAATTGCTAAGGAACTGAAGATATCGTACCAAGGTGTGTGCAACTCCCTCACAGAACAGCACAACCTGGCTTTAACAAGGACAGAAAGATACATGGGCAACATACCCCAGTGCACAACTGTACAGAAGGACAAAAACATCTGAGTCTCTAGCTTATGAGACACACGCCACACAGAATCTAAGCTATAGCAGCTTTTTTAAACAATACCTGCAAAACACCAGTCACATCTTCAACAGTGACGTGGCAACTCCGGGATGGTGAACTTTTAGAAG
This genomic window from Paramormyrops kingsleyae isolate MSU_618 chromosome 22, PKINGS_0.4, whole genome shotgun sequence contains:
- the LOC111852890 gene encoding antigen WC1.1-like isoform X2, whose product is METNSLFSWAGCRSRLHWLLSGGSDCEGWVEVYYNQTWQKVHEESWSSMDASVVCRQLGCGSATNIYRSYLSRTGDSDKCVTGFHCSGTESHLGKCRPPHVLNCRPSDQVSMVCSNHRSLRLVGGGSDCAGRLEVFHRGSWGTVCHESWALPEAQVVCRQLRCGTALSGQIPVPTYFGPGTGPIWLSKLGCVGNESSLWDCPSVEWGGKDCGHKQDVGVVCSEHKELRLSEGCSGHTEVYYNGTWASMCFDGLEQPAVAVICRQLGCGDKGTVTKTISRLSPDLKGLDFGKCRSHDASLWQCPSSSKGPNGCSEAARTSCSDAKKLTSPSDFRHCRTTSGQSCTNRLPLRLTGGTDTCSGRVEVYHSGSWGTVCDDSWDLRDAMVVCRQLGCGPALGAEGGGRFGRGDGAIWLDEVNCKGSELHLWHCSYSLKQSDCSHRQDAGVTCAGVTEITPDVTGPPTVTQMQTGQSDPTVSSVVLGLLISVLLLLMVRLVYRNWILTRELSENDNKQLSPAIYEEIDFKCAQVKRGSDLPDEQLSGYEDVGEAEGVNLLGKTITGDDQEKYDDHVCEKETPEKLKGVDSLEYYNDSPAGQTPDYDDVTDSQTSDYDDVTNSQTNDYDDVTDSQTNDYDDVSVQHHPDSQPDLHHSHPVGHMTELSFTQEGRLPNDDITNYDDVGEGLL
- the LOC111852890 gene encoding antigen WC1.1-like isoform X1; this encodes MSDRSERNFTHGHAVELICTGHHDVRIVDGASPCAGSAQVYQWGKWWTSAPYLTELKDLKNALAVVGRETGCGPLQSVGGPEHFSYLQTSILISEHFCNGLESKVSNCENNYFIEAETLPKEILQFTYTGHRGVRLIGGSHMCSGRVEIQHGRTWGSVCDADFDWQDAEVVCRSLGCGEPAQLLGGAAFGQGEGGVWSEEFQCQGNESHLVFCPKMTHNRTCNHENDVGLVCSGYTRFRLRDGPDHCSGRVEMRYHGTWGTLCDASWDMRAATVLCQQLKCGGAVAALGQAWFGGGTGPIWPDVFHCQGNETRLSQCAVSPWRRTACSHGQDAGVVCTGLTLSSSYVGVRLLSGGSDCEGWVEVYYNQTWQKVHEESWSSMDASVVCRQLGCGSATNIYRSYLSRTGDSDKCVTGFHCSGTESHLGKCRPPHVLNCRPSDQVSMVCSNHRSLRLVGGGSDCAGRLEVFHRGSWGTVCHESWALPEAQVVCRQLRCGTALSGQIPVPTYFGPGTGPIWLSKLGCVGNESSLWDCPSVEWGGKDCGHKQDVGVVCSEHKELRLSEGCSGHTEVYYNGTWASMCFDGLEQPAVAVICRQLGCGDKGTVTKTISRLSPDLKGLDFGKCRSHDASLWQCPSSSKGPNGCSEAARTSCSDAKKLTSPSDFRHCRTTSGQSCTNRLPLRLTGGTDTCSGRVEVYHSGSWGTVCDDSWDLRDAMVVCRQLGCGPALGAEGGGRFGRGDGAIWLDEVNCKGSELHLWHCSYSLKQSDCSHRQDAGVTCAGVTEITPDVTGPPTVTQMQTGQSDPTVSSVVLGLLISVLLLLMVRLVYRNWILTRELSENDNKQLSPAIYEEIDFKCAQVKRGSDLPDEQLSGYEDVGEAEGVNLLGKTITGDDQEKYDDHVCEKETPEKLKGVDSLEYYNDSPAGQTPDYDDVTDSQTSDYDDVTNSQTNDYDDVTDSQTNDYDDVSVQHHPDSQPDLHHSHPVGHMTELSFTQEGRLPNDDITNYDDVGEGLL